A region from the Brevibacterium paucivorans genome encodes:
- a CDS encoding TOBE domain-containing protein, producing MTDTPMYRVSEAARFLDVSTDTVRRWIAAGTLTHRTDSAGRTVVDGVELARHARKITALPEDPRHVSTSVSNRFYGIVTDVKRGDVMSMVEIQAGPHRIFSLVGTDEIDRMQLTPGNAVIASALAQVIALERI from the coding sequence ATGACTGACACACCTATGTACCGCGTTTCCGAAGCTGCCCGCTTCCTCGACGTGAGTACCGACACGGTACGGCGCTGGATCGCAGCCGGCACGCTCACCCACCGCACTGACTCAGCGGGGCGCACGGTTGTCGACGGGGTGGAGCTGGCTCGCCACGCCCGCAAAATCACGGCCCTGCCCGAAGACCCGCGTCACGTATCCACGAGCGTGTCGAACCGGTTTTATGGCATTGTCACCGACGTGAAGCGCGGTGATGTCATGTCGATGGTGGAAATCCAAGCTGGCCCGCACCGGATCTTTTCCCTGGTGGGCACCGACGAGATTGATCGGATGCAACTAACCCCGGGGAACGCTGTGATCGCCAGCGCCCTGGCACAAGTGATTGCACTGGAACGGATTTAA
- the modA gene encoding molybdate ABC transporter substrate-binding protein, with the protein MTMMKPLAAVVALTLTCCALTSCGKADPETSLTVFAAASLKKSFETIGKDFEEETGTDVTFSFAGSSGLVEQMKSGAPAQVFASADEPTMDTASQAGLVQEPQIFATNTLTIAVPEGNPANIASLETLTRPGVKVAVCAPAVPCGNATKQVLDRAGVTLTPATEESKVTAVLTKVESGQVDAGLVYVTDARASDKVEAVDFPQAAEVVNRYPIAVTSHGKKTASAAQFVEFVLSDRAQQVLHANGFGQR; encoded by the coding sequence ATGACAATGATGAAGCCACTTGCTGCAGTTGTAGCCCTCACGCTGACGTGTTGCGCGCTCACTTCATGCGGTAAGGCAGATCCAGAAACGTCCCTCACCGTTTTCGCTGCAGCTTCGTTGAAGAAGTCGTTTGAAACAATCGGGAAGGATTTCGAAGAGGAAACCGGCACCGATGTGACCTTCAGCTTTGCTGGTTCGTCTGGGTTGGTTGAGCAGATGAAGTCCGGGGCTCCGGCCCAGGTTTTCGCCTCCGCCGATGAGCCCACCATGGACACAGCTTCCCAAGCCGGGCTTGTTCAGGAGCCCCAGATTTTCGCTACGAACACCCTCACGATCGCCGTGCCTGAAGGCAACCCTGCGAACATCGCGAGCCTGGAGACGCTTACACGGCCGGGCGTCAAGGTCGCCGTGTGTGCCCCCGCCGTTCCGTGCGGGAATGCCACCAAGCAGGTGCTTGATCGTGCTGGCGTGACTTTGACCCCGGCAACGGAAGAGTCCAAGGTGACGGCCGTGCTCACAAAAGTGGAGTCTGGTCAGGTTGATGCGGGGCTAGTGTACGTGACTGACGCCCGCGCGTCAGACAAGGTGGAGGCGGTGGATTTTCCGCAGGCCGCCGAGGTCGTCAACCGTTACCCTATCGCCGTCACCTCCCACGGTAAGAAGACTGCGAGCGCTGCGCAGTTCGTTGAGTTTGTTTTGTCTGATCGTGCTCAGCAGGTGCTTCACGCGAACGGTTTTGGGCAACGGTGA
- a CDS encoding ABC transporter permease has translation MRSRADVQSRAQTPFPRWMWVPAVVAASFVVLPVVGLVVRANWPEFFSLITAPSALQALRLSLITATCATVFSVLLGIPLALLTVREFPGVRLLRTVVLLPLVLPPVVGGIALLSTFGRAGLIGSSLEAAGVSIAFTTVAVVVAQTFVAMPFVVLTVEGALTSLDPGFAKVATTLGAGPTRTLFRIVLPLIRPALISGAVLAFARALGEFGATVTFAGSLQGVTRTLPLEVYLLADSGDTAGAVAVSVVLMVVAFVVVATMYRKTFRGVRQ, from the coding sequence ATGCGGTCGCGGGCTGACGTGCAGTCGCGGGCTCAAACACCGTTTCCTCGGTGGATGTGGGTGCCGGCTGTTGTTGCGGCGAGTTTCGTGGTGCTCCCCGTTGTGGGCTTGGTGGTTCGGGCGAATTGGCCGGAGTTTTTCTCACTGATCACGGCCCCGTCCGCACTTCAGGCGTTGCGCCTGTCGCTCATTACAGCCACGTGCGCAACAGTGTTTTCGGTGCTATTGGGCATTCCCTTGGCGTTGTTGACGGTCCGCGAGTTTCCGGGTGTGCGGTTGTTGCGCACGGTGGTGCTTTTGCCTTTGGTTCTTCCGCCGGTTGTGGGAGGCATTGCTCTTCTTTCGACGTTTGGGCGCGCGGGGCTCATTGGTTCTTCGTTGGAAGCTGCGGGTGTTTCGATCGCGTTCACCACGGTTGCGGTGGTTGTGGCCCAAACCTTTGTGGCGATGCCGTTCGTGGTGCTCACGGTCGAAGGCGCGCTCACCTCGCTGGACCCTGGGTTCGCCAAAGTCGCGACGACATTGGGCGCTGGCCCAACCCGCACACTTTTTCGGATTGTGTTGCCGCTCATTCGTCCCGCACTCATTTCTGGCGCGGTGTTAGCTTTTGCGCGTGCTCTGGGCGAGTTCGGTGCCACCGTGACGTTTGCGGGTTCCCTCCAGGGGGTGACGCGCACGCTTCCGCTCGAGGTGTACTTGCTGGCCGACTCCGGTGACACGGCCGGGGCGGTAGCGGTGTCCGTGGTTCTCATGGTTGTGGCGTTCGTGGTGGTGGCCACCATGTATCGCAAGACGTTCCGAGGTGTCCGCCAGTGA
- a CDS encoding ATP-binding cassette domain-containing protein, producing the protein MTLHVAFSLPQRGMDIDCDVPLSGITAVIGPNGAGKSTTFDVIAGLLPVRGATVRVGQRDFTSAQVPAHKRRIGYVMQDPHVFPHMNVEANVAFGLPRGEKARAIEELKRFHVDDLRARMPSTLSGGQAARVALARALAPRPELLLLDEPFVALDAPARTELRTHLRSLSTPVLLITHDRADIKLADHIVVLEAGKVVQVGTTAEVAAQPRGIATELVG; encoded by the coding sequence GTGACCCTCCATGTTGCGTTTTCGTTGCCCCAGCGGGGTATGGACATTGATTGTGACGTCCCGCTTAGCGGTATCACTGCGGTGATTGGGCCCAATGGTGCGGGGAAGTCCACCACGTTCGACGTGATCGCCGGTCTACTTCCGGTGCGTGGTGCCACCGTGCGTGTGGGGCAACGGGACTTCACCTCCGCCCAGGTCCCGGCGCATAAGCGCAGGATCGGCTATGTCATGCAAGACCCACATGTGTTTCCCCACATGAACGTGGAGGCGAACGTGGCTTTTGGGTTGCCACGTGGTGAGAAGGCGCGCGCGATTGAGGAACTGAAGCGTTTTCACGTAGACGACCTGCGCGCACGCATGCCCAGCACCCTGTCTGGCGGACAAGCAGCCCGAGTTGCCCTGGCCCGCGCACTTGCTCCACGTCCGGAACTGCTGTTGCTGGATGAACCGTTCGTGGCTTTGGACGCACCGGCACGAACCGAGCTTCGAACTCACCTGCGCTCGCTCAGCACTCCCGTGCTTCTCATCACCCACGACCGAGCCGATATTAAACTCGCAGATCACATCGTGGTTCTTGAGGCCGGGAAGGTTGTGCAAGTGGGCACCACCGCCGAGGTCGCCGCCCAGCCCCGCGGCATCGCCACCGAGCTCGTGGGTTAG
- a CDS encoding ThiF family adenylyltransferase, whose amino-acid sequence MTDEMAAGAAAGVTEGQTRVSGRYMRQLNVVGLTGQQAIARARVLVVGAGGLGSPAAIYLASAGVGTVGLIDDDVVEMSNLHRQPLHMTESVGEPKVESATAHLTALNPDVHVVTHRERLTADNARQILQGYDVVLDGADNFDTRYVISDACRDVGIPHVWAAVLTTGGQMSVFMPDGPTYRDLYPVAPNDVPTCAEAGVLGVVPGQLGVAQAAEALKLITGLGQPLVGQVGVYDMLTGMWEYVPLVGSGGAPQPETGSTSREESAQTRAAEVVPAEIPAGAFVLDVREESEFDSGHAPGARLLPLSTIMDNPEGSAHALALEVEHMPDPHVFVMCQAGVRSQYAIQMFHSQPSVQHVRLTNVIGGMYAWTGAGLPVVQEDAGN is encoded by the coding sequence GTGACGGATGAAATGGCAGCGGGCGCGGCTGCGGGCGTGACTGAAGGGCAGACCCGTGTGAGCGGGCGTTACATGCGGCAGCTCAACGTTGTGGGCCTGACCGGGCAGCAGGCGATAGCGCGGGCTCGCGTGCTGGTCGTCGGTGCTGGTGGCTTGGGCTCCCCGGCGGCGATTTACCTGGCCAGCGCGGGTGTTGGCACGGTGGGGCTCATCGATGACGACGTAGTTGAGATGTCGAACCTGCACCGCCAGCCGCTCCACATGACTGAGTCGGTGGGGGAACCTAAGGTCGAATCGGCGACGGCGCATTTAACGGCCCTGAACCCAGACGTCCACGTGGTGACGCACCGTGAACGGCTCACCGCGGACAACGCTCGTCAGATTCTGCAGGGTTATGACGTGGTCCTGGACGGGGCCGACAACTTCGACACCCGCTACGTCATCTCAGACGCCTGCCGGGACGTAGGGATTCCACACGTGTGGGCGGCCGTGCTGACGACCGGCGGGCAAATGTCGGTGTTCATGCCTGACGGGCCCACGTACCGCGACCTCTACCCTGTTGCCCCTAATGATGTTCCCACGTGCGCCGAAGCCGGGGTTCTGGGGGTTGTTCCCGGTCAGCTGGGGGTGGCTCAAGCGGCCGAGGCCCTCAAACTCATTACCGGCCTGGGTCAGCCTTTAGTGGGGCAGGTGGGAGTCTACGACATGCTCACAGGCATGTGGGAATATGTGCCGTTGGTTGGCTCCGGTGGGGCGCCGCAGCCTGAGACTGGCTCAACGTCCCGGGAGGAGTCTGCGCAGACCCGCGCTGCCGAGGTCGTTCCTGCGGAAATTCCCGCCGGCGCCTTTGTTCTGGACGTGCGGGAAGAATCCGAGTTCGATTCGGGGCACGCGCCGGGTGCCCGTCTGTTGCCGTTGTCAACGATCATGGACAACCCGGAAGGGTCGGCACACGCACTTGCGTTAGAGGTTGAACACATGCCGGACCCGCACGTTTTTGTCATGTGTCAGGCCGGCGTGCGCTCGCAATACGCGATCCAGATGTTCCACTCTCAACCGAGCGTGCAGCACGTCCGCCTCACCAACGTGATCGGCGGTATGTACGCATGGACGGGGGCCGGGCTACCGGTTGTGCAGGAAGACGCAGGCAACTAA
- a CDS encoding molybdenum cofactor biosynthesis protein MoaE, giving the protein MRKNDAAYVLVVSSSVARGDATDTTGPELAAWLRGLGFATPDPVRVSDGHAVADALERILRDAPAVVITTGGTGLTPDDVTPEMTARFVERRVPGIEQALIAQGLEHTPHAALSRGIAGVAGSTLVINLPGSRSAVRDAMVTLAPVVPHACEQIADVRTHGRGVDEAALDAPGSVEASGGAPAQPVTTSAVVATRITRDPCLTDAASAVVTPECGAVVEFSGVIRNHDSGRGGVVGLDYTCHPDAEKVLAQVVGEVAQAHPGTRVLCEHRVGSLQVGDVAIVVAVAAAHRKAAFDCCEDVVNQVKARVPIWKQQHYDTGGHDWVGLQ; this is encoded by the coding sequence ATGAGGAAAAATGACGCTGCGTATGTTCTGGTGGTGTCGAGTTCAGTTGCTCGCGGTGACGCGACTGATACCACGGGGCCCGAACTCGCCGCATGGTTGCGGGGGCTTGGCTTTGCGACTCCTGACCCGGTGCGTGTGAGCGACGGGCACGCGGTTGCCGATGCGCTTGAGCGGATCTTGCGTGACGCGCCTGCCGTGGTGATCACGACGGGTGGAACCGGGCTGACCCCGGACGATGTGACACCTGAGATGACGGCCCGTTTTGTTGAGCGCCGGGTTCCTGGGATTGAGCAGGCGTTGATCGCGCAGGGTCTGGAACACACTCCTCATGCCGCTTTGAGTCGAGGAATCGCCGGGGTCGCGGGGTCGACACTGGTCATCAATCTTCCGGGTTCGCGGTCGGCTGTTCGCGACGCCATGGTCACGCTTGCGCCTGTGGTGCCGCACGCGTGTGAGCAGATTGCGGATGTGCGCACCCACGGCCGAGGTGTCGACGAGGCCGCGTTGGACGCGCCTGGCTCGGTGGAGGCTTCCGGGGGCGCGCCCGCCCAGCCGGTCACCACCTCGGCGGTGGTGGCAACCCGGATCACCCGGGACCCGTGCCTGACCGACGCGGCCAGCGCGGTCGTCACCCCAGAATGCGGGGCGGTCGTGGAGTTCAGCGGAGTCATCCGTAACCACGACTCCGGCCGAGGTGGCGTCGTGGGCCTGGACTACACGTGCCACCCGGATGCGGAAAAGGTGCTCGCGCAGGTGGTGGGCGAGGTCGCTCAAGCGCACCCGGGGACTCGGGTTTTGTGCGAACATCGGGTGGGATCGTTGCAGGTGGGCGACGTGGCGATCGTGGTTGCGGTGGCCGCGGCGCACCGGAAGGCCGCGTTCGACTGCTGCGAAGACGTGGTCAACCAGGTCAAAGCCCGTGTGCCCATCTGGAAGCAGCAGCACTACGACACCGGCGGACACGACTGGGTGGGCCTACAGTGA
- the moaA gene encoding GTP 3',8-cyclase MoaA, which translates to MNVSLGMPSIRTESVADRASHTRDTLERRAHDAPTSGPLADTFGRTGTDLRVSLTDLCNLRCTYCMPASGMTFLPKDAVLTAAEVVRLVRVAVDVLGVRELRLTGGEPLLRQDLAHIVASIRGNHPDLPIAMTTNAIGLEKHLPTLHQAGLNRINVSLDTVDPATFAQLSRRTKFSEVMDGLNAALRLRDQTAGDSAPFGVKINSVLMRGVNDHQAVDLAQFGIDHGITVRFIEQMPLDADHGWTRQNMVTAHDTATQLQQRWGLRPRAGRGSAPAELFDLVDSRGVAGQVGIIASVTRPFCSACTRTRITAEGKIRSCLFSHEEFDLAALLRSGASDDQIAQAWRQAMWLKPKAHGMGEAGLDSDAYEQPNRSMSAIGG; encoded by the coding sequence ATGAACGTGTCACTGGGAATGCCGTCGATCCGCACAGAAAGTGTCGCCGACCGCGCCTCGCACACCCGGGACACCTTGGAGCGACGGGCGCACGACGCCCCCACCTCGGGCCCACTGGCCGACACCTTCGGGCGCACAGGCACTGACCTGCGGGTTTCGCTCACGGATCTGTGCAATCTGCGCTGTACGTACTGTATGCCCGCGTCCGGAATGACGTTCCTACCCAAGGACGCTGTCCTCACCGCCGCCGAGGTGGTTCGGCTTGTCCGTGTCGCAGTAGACGTTCTGGGGGTGCGTGAGCTTCGGCTCACCGGCGGAGAACCGCTGTTGCGTCAAGATCTGGCACACATAGTTGCGAGTATTCGTGGCAACCACCCGGACCTGCCGATCGCCATGACCACCAACGCTATTGGTCTTGAAAAACACCTACCCACGCTTCACCAAGCCGGCCTGAACCGCATAAACGTTTCGCTGGACACCGTTGACCCCGCGACGTTCGCGCAACTGTCCCGGCGCACCAAGTTCTCCGAAGTCATGGACGGGCTCAACGCGGCCCTGCGCCTCCGCGACCAAACCGCCGGGGATAGCGCTCCATTTGGGGTGAAAATCAACAGCGTGCTCATGCGAGGCGTAAACGACCACCAGGCTGTAGACCTTGCCCAGTTTGGAATCGACCACGGAATCACGGTGCGGTTCATTGAACAGATGCCGCTCGACGCCGACCACGGTTGGACCCGCCAGAATATGGTCACCGCCCACGATACCGCCACCCAGCTACAACAGCGGTGGGGGCTACGACCTCGGGCGGGGCGCGGGAGCGCACCTGCGGAACTCTTCGACCTGGTGGACTCCCGCGGAGTTGCCGGGCAGGTGGGGATCATCGCGTCGGTGACTCGTCCGTTCTGCTCAGCCTGCACGCGCACGCGCATCACGGCCGAAGGCAAGATCCGGTCGTGCCTGTTTTCCCACGAAGAGTTCGACCTGGCTGCGCTACTGCGCTCCGGGGCCAGCGACGACCAGATTGCGCAAGCGTGGCGGCAAGCCATGTGGCTCAAACCCAAGGCTCACGGAATGGGTGAGGCTGGCCTAGATTCGGACGCATACGAACAGCCCAACAGGTCCATGAGCGCGATTGGAGGATGA
- a CDS encoding MoaD/ThiS family protein produces the protein MSEGAQNQVSVRYFAAARAATGVEQEDVTLDGQLSSGATREQFIELLVSLHPEVPSGEPPLSRVLPQCSFLVDGVALTDGTVATGNRVDVLPPFAGG, from the coding sequence ATGAGTGAAGGTGCCCAAAATCAGGTGTCAGTTCGCTACTTCGCCGCTGCCCGGGCCGCAACTGGCGTCGAACAGGAAGACGTTACTCTGGACGGTCAGTTGAGTAGCGGCGCAACCCGTGAACAGTTCATTGAACTGCTCGTCTCCCTTCACCCCGAGGTGCCCTCCGGCGAACCGCCACTGTCACGAGTTCTGCCACAATGTTCGTTCCTGGTTGACGGTGTCGCGTTGACCGACGGCACCGTGGCGACTGGGAACCGCGTCGATGTTCTACCCCCGTTTGCGGGCGGCTGA
- a CDS encoding fumarylacetoacetate hydrolase family protein codes for MELMRVGPRGQEIPVVRLSDRHYDVRPLTGDFNAEFWAHGVNTLTTAQVKDCQEINIDARRIGAPVAQPGAIICIGTNYAAHAAEANLPTPTHPVVFLKTPNTVAGPYDELEPPRRFSQLDWEVELAVIIGRAAHNLDSPEQAREHIASYTVANDLSERVFQTQESGGQWSKGKCFPGALPLGPVAVSADAFDPTNARLTSHVNGEPRQDSSTADMIFDVFHLVYDLSQYMRLEPGYVIATGTPQGVAMSGQYPYLESGDVVEVAIEGLGTQRTQIGIMAP; via the coding sequence ATGGAACTCATGCGTGTTGGCCCGCGTGGCCAGGAAATCCCTGTAGTGAGGCTCAGCGACCGCCACTACGATGTGCGGCCTCTCACCGGCGACTTCAACGCTGAGTTCTGGGCGCACGGGGTGAACACCCTGACCACGGCCCAAGTCAAAGACTGTCAAGAAATCAACATTGACGCCAGGCGGATCGGAGCCCCCGTAGCCCAGCCGGGCGCGATCATCTGCATCGGCACCAATTACGCCGCCCACGCCGCCGAAGCGAACCTCCCCACACCAACCCACCCCGTGGTTTTCCTCAAAACCCCCAACACGGTCGCCGGCCCCTACGATGAGTTGGAACCACCTCGGCGATTTTCCCAACTGGACTGGGAAGTTGAACTTGCCGTGATCATTGGCCGGGCCGCCCACAACCTCGACTCCCCCGAACAGGCACGGGAACACATTGCCTCGTACACGGTTGCCAACGACCTGTCCGAACGGGTGTTTCAAACCCAGGAATCCGGCGGGCAATGGTCTAAAGGCAAGTGCTTCCCCGGGGCGCTGCCACTGGGTCCGGTCGCGGTGAGCGCCGACGCATTCGACCCTACGAACGCCCGTCTGACCAGTCATGTGAACGGGGAGCCACGCCAGGACTCGTCCACGGCTGACATGATTTTTGACGTGTTTCACCTGGTGTATGACCTGTCGCAGTACATGCGGCTGGAACCCGGGTACGTGATCGCGACGGGAACGCCGCAGGGTGTCGCCATGTCCGGGCAGTACCCCTACCTGGAAAGTGGCGATGTCGTCGAGGTAGCGATCGAAGGACTAGGTACACAACGCACACAGATTGGCATAATGGCCCCATGA
- a CDS encoding MalY/PatB family protein has product MSYDDITIDSLIEKGSFKWSAYPGTIGAWTAEMDFGVAPAIRATLEQLDASDLYGYSTPALIRDMAQATAQFYNDTYGWDVNPEWVSPVSDVLTGMQAVLSFYTEPGAKLVLPTPAYMPFLTMPKIHGREIVEVPMLRNEFGSGDAKPTWTMDFEAIDRALSTAGADGGSGGLLVLCNPHNPIGRVYTRGELEELSRIVEKHGARVFSDEIHAPLTFTGHTHVPYASVNDVAANHTVTVTSHSKSFNTPGLKCAQIIFSNEADFAIWGTHGMFTGKSAANPGLLAAVAAYRDSRDWLADTSAYLERNRDALPGLLERHLPQAVYEPPEGTYLAWIDLSAYDLGDDLTSFFVDRARVSIIDGALCGEAGRGFIRLNMGTPLPILEEIVERLGAAVAGKPVAPVGEGSA; this is encoded by the coding sequence ATGAGCTACGACGACATCACAATTGACTCCCTTATTGAAAAGGGAAGCTTCAAATGGTCTGCCTACCCCGGCACGATTGGCGCCTGGACGGCAGAAATGGACTTTGGGGTAGCGCCAGCGATCCGCGCCACTCTTGAACAGTTGGATGCCAGCGACCTGTACGGCTACTCCACGCCTGCGCTCATACGCGACATGGCGCAGGCGACCGCACAGTTCTACAACGACACCTACGGCTGGGACGTCAATCCCGAATGGGTCTCGCCCGTGTCTGACGTGCTCACCGGTATGCAAGCGGTGCTGAGCTTCTACACCGAACCGGGCGCCAAACTGGTGCTACCCACTCCTGCGTACATGCCGTTCTTGACCATGCCTAAGATTCATGGTCGCGAAATCGTCGAAGTTCCCATGTTGCGGAATGAATTCGGGTCTGGCGACGCTAAGCCCACGTGGACCATGGACTTCGAGGCGATCGACCGCGCACTGTCCACCGCAGGTGCCGACGGCGGGTCCGGTGGTCTGCTGGTGCTGTGCAACCCGCACAACCCCATTGGTCGCGTGTACACCCGTGGTGAGCTGGAAGAACTGTCCCGTATCGTTGAAAAACACGGGGCCCGCGTGTTCTCCGATGAAATCCACGCACCACTGACCTTCACCGGTCACACCCACGTGCCGTATGCGTCAGTGAACGACGTGGCCGCGAACCACACCGTCACGGTCACCTCGCACTCCAAGAGCTTCAACACCCCCGGGCTCAAATGCGCGCAAATCATCTTCTCCAACGAAGCCGATTTCGCCATATGGGGCACACACGGCATGTTCACCGGAAAATCGGCCGCCAACCCAGGGTTGCTGGCAGCCGTGGCAGCCTACCGCGACTCGCGCGACTGGCTGGCGGACACCTCGGCGTACTTAGAACGCAACCGCGACGCACTGCCCGGCCTTTTGGAACGCCACCTGCCACAGGCCGTGTACGAACCACCAGAGGGGACGTACCTCGCCTGGATTGACCTGAGTGCCTACGACCTGGGCGATGACCTGACGTCGTTCTTTGTGGACCGGGCGCGCGTGTCCATCATTGACGGGGCGCTGTGTGGAGAAGCCGGCCGAGGCTTCATCCGACTCAACATGGGGACGCCGCTTCCAATCCTGGAAGAGATTGTGGAGCGGCTGGGTGCGGCTGTCGCTGGCAAGCCCGTTGCTCCGGTTGGGGAGGGGTCCGCGTGA
- a CDS encoding YggS family pyridoxal phosphate-dependent enzyme has product MSEPVSAHQAEQIRSKLDDVAERVRAASEASKHVDRVQILLATKTQPASKIRVALEHGFTLIGENRVQELNEKFDDLADIPHETHLIGPLQRNKVNHTLGQASCIQSIDSMKLATKIHNRLELLDQTVEAFVQVNTSREDTKSGVAPEQLGELLTEIAPLERIRLRGLMTIGLPGSTEAEVRPSYADLRNLRDTHLDSGLLPEHATELSMGMSNDFELAIAEGATMVRIGSSVFGARA; this is encoded by the coding sequence GTGAGTGAGCCGGTAAGTGCCCACCAAGCTGAGCAGATTCGGAGCAAACTAGACGATGTGGCAGAGCGTGTGCGGGCGGCGAGTGAAGCGTCGAAACACGTCGACCGCGTGCAGATCCTGCTGGCCACGAAAACGCAGCCGGCGAGCAAAATCCGGGTTGCGTTGGAGCACGGGTTCACGTTGATTGGTGAGAACCGGGTGCAGGAACTCAACGAGAAATTCGACGACCTGGCTGATATTCCGCACGAAACGCACCTCATTGGCCCGTTACAACGCAACAAGGTCAACCACACGCTGGGTCAAGCGTCGTGTATTCAGTCGATCGATTCGATGAAGCTCGCCACCAAGATTCACAACCGTTTGGAGCTTCTAGACCAGACCGTCGAGGCGTTTGTGCAGGTCAACACCAGTCGTGAGGACACCAAATCAGGGGTGGCGCCGGAGCAGCTGGGCGAATTGCTCACGGAGATTGCGCCGTTAGAGCGGATTCGGTTGCGCGGGCTCATGACGATTGGGCTACCAGGGTCAACCGAGGCCGAGGTGCGTCCGTCGTATGCCGACCTTCGGAACCTCCGCGACACCCACCTTGATTCCGGGCTTCTACCAGAACACGCGACCGAACTGTCCATGGGCATGAGCAACGACTTCGAGCTTGCGATTGCCGAAGGCGCCACCATGGTGCGGATTGGCTCGAGTGTTTTTGGTGCGCGGGCCTAA
- the mmsB gene encoding 3-hydroxyisobutyrate dehydrogenase — MAVIGWIGLGRMGSPMTKNLIAAGHTVNGFDVVPAAVEAAAGHGVVAKSSIAEAVEGADIVFSMLPKGEHAKTVYLGEGGVFENASTSTLLVDSSTIDFDTATELHKEARDRGFKFVDGPVSGGVSGAAAGTLTFMLGGDDVDVENAKTFIEPMAGNIFHAGGEGAGQAAKIVNNMLLAISLQGVVEGAVLAQRFGLKPEVFYNIAKVSSGDSWPLRTWYPVSGVVDTAAANNNFEAGFSTMLMHKDVGLALDGAKTQGVTLSAAELVYSRLQQLIDDGNGDLDCSAIIGLVDENAEGLPQD, encoded by the coding sequence ATGGCAGTAATCGGATGGATCGGGCTCGGTCGTATGGGAAGCCCTATGACAAAGAACTTGATCGCTGCAGGTCACACAGTCAACGGATTCGATGTTGTCCCAGCTGCGGTTGAAGCGGCTGCGGGCCACGGTGTTGTAGCTAAGAGTTCAATCGCAGAAGCCGTTGAAGGTGCCGACATTGTCTTCTCGATGTTGCCTAAAGGCGAGCACGCTAAGACTGTGTACTTGGGTGAGGGCGGCGTATTTGAAAACGCGTCCACCTCGACGCTGCTCGTTGACTCGTCCACGATCGACTTCGACACCGCAACGGAACTTCACAAAGAAGCACGCGACCGTGGATTCAAATTCGTTGACGGTCCGGTTTCCGGTGGTGTTTCCGGTGCAGCAGCTGGAACGTTGACCTTCATGCTCGGTGGGGATGACGTCGATGTTGAAAACGCGAAGACATTTATTGAGCCTATGGCCGGAAACATTTTCCACGCAGGCGGTGAAGGCGCTGGTCAGGCAGCCAAGATTGTGAACAACATGTTGTTGGCGATCAGCCTGCAGGGTGTTGTCGAAGGTGCCGTTCTGGCGCAGCGCTTTGGTCTTAAGCCAGAAGTGTTCTACAACATTGCAAAGGTTTCATCGGGTGACTCGTGGCCACTGCGCACCTGGTACCCAGTGTCGGGCGTGGTCGACACGGCCGCTGCAAACAACAACTTCGAGGCCGGGTTCTCCACCATGCTCATGCACAAGGACGTGGGCTTGGCGCTCGACGGTGCGAAGACCCAGGGCGTCACCTTGTCAGCGGCTGAATTGGTCTACAGCCGACTCCAGCAGCTCATTGACGACGGAAACGGCGACCTCGACTGCTCCGCGATTATCGGGCTGGTCGACGAGAACGCTGAAGGCCTGCCCCAGGACTAA